The DNA window CCTTAAAGTGATAATTATGCTATGAATTCAAATATTGACTAAGTGATACCACAAAGTAGTTTCTCAAAGCAGTCATATCTATGATCCAAACAGTTTGTCTCGTGTTCGATCATGTCTTACCTCCTATTGCGCTACACCTGGAGATGATCTCCCACAGCACAAGAGCCATCGAGTAAACGTCCGCCTGTTTGAAACACTCGATGTTTTCAAGGTTGATTCTGGACTCCAACACCTCTGGAGCCATGTATCTGGCTGTTCCCAccttaagaaacaaaaaagggggaaaaaaaatcagtttcctACAGTACGTCGTGCTAATCGAATGGGAATGTATAATATTTGTACATCTTAAACAGTTTAAGGAGCTTCCTTTTTCCATGTAAACACAAGTATTATATAGTCTAAAGAAGTCCTTACCAAAGTCTTATTTACCTGCTGTGGTGAGGTGTCCTATTACACGTTACCTGAATTACAACCACGTTTGATGTATATCATAATTGGAAAAGCAAAGGTAGCTCtaagaacaacaacaagttGCCTGTCTGAACATAATAACAGCCTTGAAAATGAGTTCACCGCCGCTCGCCTGTAAATGAATTGAAGGCATTACAATGCACTGGGTGTGCTGCACAGCTTTTCACAATGAGTCATTCTCACAACACAGTGTAATATGACTCTTGCCTATTACATCAGGGTAATGAGTCCATTAAGAATCAATCAGGCCTGTTTGTTATGTGAGTATAATACAAGAGTAACCTAAGAGCACTGCTTCTATCAGCTTTATCCATCAGAGGCCGAGATAGAGCGAGGGAATAATATTTAGAGATGAGATCAGGAATTAAAGTTTGATGGATAGCACGGCTCTTTTCATGGTCTGATAACTTCAAAGATATAAACCACAGGGTTCGATTGGTCTGTGTCTGAGGTGCCAGTGCAAATTACAAAAGAAGggtattctttctttttttaaatctctaaaGGGAATACAcgaaaaaggaaatgaaaacccAGAATTAAGGATGAAAAGGTTTCACCTGTCCACTGTCGGCTAACTCATCCACAGACAGAGTGTTGTCCAGGCGGAGGGCGAGGCCAAAGTCACACAGGCAGCAGGTCAGGTCGCTCTTCACCAGTATGTTGGAGCTCTTGATGTCCCTGTGAGCGATCGGCACCTTGTAGCGACCGCAGGGCGTTAGGTCGCTGTGGATGTGCGCCACACCTTGTGCTAGCGACGCCCCCAGCTGCCACAGGTCGTGCCAGCTGACAATATGGTGGATCAAGTATTCCTGAAGGTTCCCTCTCGGCTGGTATGCTGTGATCAACCAGTACTGTCTCTGcaccttcctctcctctgccgtCAGGAAGTGAAGCACATTCTCGTGCCTCAAATCGGCGTCGGAGAAAATGTCCTTCTCGTTCTTCCAGGACGCGTACTCCTCGTACTGGAAGATCTTAACAGCCACCGTCTCGAAACGCTGCTCCTCGCTCACAGAGGAGCCCTGCTTCAGCTTGGCTTTGTAAACCTCTGCAAAGCGTCCTTTCCCGACCTGGACGTCCAGTTCGATGGGCAGCAGCTCGGTGTTGTGGTTGAGGTTGTTGGCGTGCGTGGAGCTGCTGTCAGAGCCTTCGTCGTCTATCATGATGGCGTGAGCGTCGCTGAAGTCCAGACCCTTCTTGCGTCTGGAGCTGGCCTGCCTCTGGCGGTAGACCCGGTAGCAGTAGAAGGAGGTGATGACAAAGACAGCCATGACCAGCAGAGGCACCAGGCTCACCAAGATGACCGCCACCACCTGAGACTCCTTATCTGAAGGAACTAAAGGGGATGAaggtgatgaaggtgatgaagatgatgacgaTGTCATCAGCTTTAAAGACAATATTTGCCAGATCAATAGATAAGGTGCTAGGTGGTTTGCCCCACTCATTCTGACAACTTTATGTCATTTACTTCCcattcactgttttattttttattttattttcattttattttatcatgtaaATGATGAGAAGCTATTTAAAGACCCCTTGTGAACTGCACTACTTAGGTTATGACCTAAAATTGAACATGTCTAAATGTCTGGCAGTTATTCTGATgttatgttgttgatgttttttctgttgaaaaaataataaaaaattttagtggcaaaaaaaaaaagaggctttaaagcatgcaaacaaatatttatatgTCAACAGTAGCAAACTCTGCTCTTTCCACTAGCACTTTAGCATCTTTCAGggtattgttttggttttatgataACTGAACTGGGACGATATAATCAACCCTATTTTCATATGCCGTAGTCAGGcgttctgatggtctcactagaATTCATGTAGCCTACTCTCTGGTGGTCTAGCTAGGATTCAGGAATTCTTTGCACCTGTGGCTAAAAAGCTGATTTGGATCTTCTAATTGTATGACTTGATTGTTATGAGCCGATGGAGTTTAGATGGATGCAGATAACAGTTCTACTGGGCCGACTCCATTTCTTAATGAAATTCATTAAAGGTTCAAGACCAGCTACTACATGGAGTTAATCATCCTATTTATgtggttaaaaacaaagttgtaGTATTTACGATTCTCCAGGATTTGTCGTCTAGTCTCTTGTGTGAACGTTATGTAAtctattttaaaacacttttttttccacttgttctttttttggaaCGATTATAAATACACTAACAGTTTGCTTCCCAGAataaacagaaattaaaaactcAAATTCCGCCTCATCAGATTTTTATCAGCAGCATCAAGTTAAGAGTAAATTAATATTCTCGGAACAGCGGGTGGAACCTGACCCCCACCCTGTGGAATGTCGAGAAGCATCTGAAAGCTAAAGTTAGCGCCTGGACCACAAAGGCAAAGTGCTCCAAACCCTGACCCAGTCAACCACATATTGTTTCTCTTTATAGTGCGTCTGATTCTTTTAATTTTAGACATGCTGTGTCTGGGAGCTGCTACGGGTTTGGCAAACAGGGATAGTTTCTGCATGTGCTGTGTTTATGCTCCACTTTTTGAAGCTGCAGCCATAAAAGAAGGACTATAAAAGCTATTACTAGACACAAAACCTCAAGTGGTCCTCAGTTTGATGACTTCTTCATTTAACAATTTATATGGTATCTATTTTTGAGAGAgcgaaaatgtgttttccaaacatttagaattttaaaatgactaaattattaaatttaaaagaaattCTACATCTAAAACCTAGCTGAAGATTTGGATTGCAGAATGTGAGattgtgatattttaaaagcagaaatacaCATATTGCTCAAGAAAAGACATGAAACTCATTCTTGGGTACTTTTTTGCTGTGAGAACAGAGATAGTTGTGATAAAGGAGGAGGTGCCTGCCCAGTCAAGCCCTCTGGTTTCTCTGTATTTTCCTTCATACCAAACAGGAAACCACATGTCTGAAATCCTCAACATGGCCCCAGacggtttgtttttattttcacggAGTGAGCAGCTATTTCTCACAACAAACCTGTCACTGTGCCTCCTGGACTCGCTCAGCATTTGCCAAACATTTTAGAGAGTATGAAATATTTTATGTTTGGGAGAGCGGCTTCTGTGAGCTGCAAACATTGTGAATAATCATGAGAATTACTGTTAAATCTGACGGGCTGCAGTCCAGatttaaacccccccccctccctagAGTCCATGTGCCTGCAGGTTGCCAtcacagacactgaagcttcagtgtttaaccagctctgaatctgtcttgaaacctttctgagCTTTAGCCTCTCTCCATGTTTTAAAGGatttccaatatttatcctagtttaaACACGTTCCTGTTTATGGAGAGTATTAAACAAAatgaggctttttaggtcgtgTAGAATGGCcaaccttctctggtcaaattaaatacagaccattccacatcttagaaggaggacatactggctgctgtattgttgtgagagaagccaacacttcaacatagcatgtttccttaatgtctgatgatggaGTAAGGTCGGGttgtgatttaattcagtagatgtcttacatgttgctcctttaattaaCGTTAAGAAGTTTAGATTACCTTTGAACAGAATGAGAtctatttttctcttcttcctgtgTTTATGTTAAGCTAAACTAACCAGCTTTAGCTCTTATTATATGAAGGGACAGATATAGCAAGTATGCTGATgaacattatttaaatgtattaaactaAATTATTAATTGATACATTTTATagagttgtttttttgatgATTGACCTGGTATGACAAGCTTGTTCAGGTTCAGTCCCTTTAACTTCCTTTTTTCCAGTGCAAAAGATTTCTTAAACACTTAAAAGCACCATGAGCTTACATGTGAAACAACTTTGgggttatttttttccccagtgtCTTAAATTCATCCTTCAGTTATGGGAAAAGGAGCTTAATCAGAGCAATGCTTCGAGCTACAATGACGCACCCGGTCACTAGCGAGAGAGAGGAATTCCTCCAAGATTTACTGGTATTGTTGTCTCACATTTGTTATTCCTATTGAAGCACCATCATTACAACCCTGTCTCATGTTAGTTCCTGAGTCAAAGAGAGTGCACAGACATTCTCAGCAGCAAGACGATGTATTTCCATTACGTGGTGCTTTGCACTGTGCAGATGCTTTCAATTTGGCTCTCAGTGCAGAGCCAGGTCGCGGACATGTACCTCAGTGTTATTATTGCCTGGATGCTGTagtcaaaataaaatctgataccAGGGCCAAAGTTGTAACTGGATTCTACAAGTCAATGTTTCCCAAACCTGTTTGTAATCAGGTATCTGGAGAGGCTTACAGTACGGAGAACATGTGTTCATGCATGATGCCTTACACGACAAGCTGATAGAAGGTGGCATAATAATATTAGGTCTACTCTGTGACTATGACGTATGTTATGTTGGACAGATGTGTGAAACAATAagaaattaaacattattactGTACTATTTGAACTGATACAACAGAGAGTGAATATAATAAACTGTTGTTAAATTGACCTTTCTGCTCTTTTAAGATGAAAAGAATGATACCACTCTTTTGGTCACAGTAAGGAACATTTGAGCTTCATTTAGCTTTGCACACAGACTGTTAACAGAGGGAAACAGTTAACCAGACTTGGAACAGAGTCAGCTGTATTATCAgctgtttttgtctgttgtAGGTGGACTTTAATAACCTCCAACAGTGCAAGCTATCTGCACATAAAATCATGAACTCTGGTCTTGATGCAAAGCTACTGTAACTAACTACTAGCTGTTGATGAGGGTTTATTGTGATTGCATGTTACCATACATTTATGAACATGTGGTATTTCCTGTGCATGGTAGATGCATCCTACAGACGACttttatatcattttttaaaggcacagttAGCAAAAACCTCTGTTGAAGAAACTCCCTTCAAAGTTcgagacacaaaacacaagatAAAGAAAGTGAAAGTGTCTTAACTCACGGGAGTAAAAGAAGATGTGTTCATTGCACTCGTCCTCGGAGCAGGAGCAGATAAAGAACTGTGAGCCCAtgccctttctttctttcatctcaCACTTGCTGTTGTTGTAATCCTCCAGGACCAGGCCGTACAGCTTCTGTGACGGGCTGTGGCAGACCGTATCAAAGGTGACGTTGTCATCCTTCTTCCTCCTTgacaagacaaaacacacatagaAAATGCTGCTTTACTAGATTGACTTTGATTTATACAGTTTTGGCGtaaattcagctgttttttggGAGATCCATGTTATAATGTATCAAGGAAATGTTTGCACGTCAACAGTTGTGCAAATAAAGCACTTTTCAGTCGTACGGTGATAAAGTGGGTACTGTAAAAGTCAAATTTGTCTCCTTCAGCAGTCTACAGTCTCAGCAGTATGTAAATGATTGAATACAGAGGTCACATTTGCAAACAGCAAGATTTTCAAACACCagtacaaacaggaaacaaggaAAACCCTGAAACTGCACaaatatacatatttaaaattcaCTCCCCTGCTGAGCGGGGATgtgagaaacattttaaagaggtaCTGCTGTCCATGAGGCGTTACCTTTCTGCTGACCTCAGCTCATAACATGCCCGCAACCACGCTAATGATGAGAAACAGCAGCACGGCCTTAAgcttttaacacaaacacaaatctgcTTCCTGCTGCTTCTCACAATGAAAGTCAGATTCAATGCTGATGGGGGGTTAGGGCACTCACGTGCTGCTGTCATTATCCAGCTAACTGTCTCTACAAGAGGACTGACTGACAGAGTGTTCACACACCAAGGAAGACATTTTAACATCTGAGAGGAAACGATTCCTGAACTCATTAATAaagaagcccctcccccccttaGTATGAACTAAGTGAACGACACATTCAGAAATATTAATCATCATGAAACTTACCagatactgacacacacatcttcATCATTAGGGCAAATGGACGTGATGCCACAGCCCACCTCGCATCTCCCTTTGCCCGTGCAGTCGGTTTCCCGCACGTCACAGAACTTGCACAGCCTTTTCACCTTCATGATACTGGATTCtaggaaaagaaaatgaaagggaaGACGGTGAGatatgttcaaaataaatgtgtttcgTTAAAGACTGTATAACATGAGTGGACTTTTGTAGCCTTGAGTTGGGCCTTCTGTTATGGCaccttgtttctttttgttttgtgagtGACTGTAAGTGGCCGTGATTGGACAATACTGGGATCAGTTCTTCACATCTCTTTCCTGGTTGACACATCACCGTTGTTACTTTTCAGTCACAGGTTTCCATTGCAGATTTGATTACCCTGATTCTTTTCATCCATTTCACTCTGAATTGGACCATCACTTCCTGATTGAAATTCATTCTGTGTAAAATGACTTGAAAGTAGATAATGAGACCATAAAGTCAACAGGAAAAAGTTTGTTGTGGTTACAAAAATCAACAGAGAAATGGGATCATTTTCTTATCTTGTTCTATACAATCAAACATCTTTAAGCTAGCAGTGTAGTGAgcccctgctggtcattaaaAGAAAGGCAGTTATAATAGCTTT is part of the Labrus mixtus chromosome 16, fLabMix1.1, whole genome shotgun sequence genome and encodes:
- the LOC132990545 gene encoding TGF-beta receptor type-2-like, with amino-acid sequence MELLRFSAFWCGMILFASLLLEETESSIMKVKRLCKFCDVRETDCTGKGRCEVGCGITSICPNDEDVCVSIWRKKDDNVTFDTVCHSPSQKLYGLVLEDYNNSKCEMKERKGMGSQFFICSCSEDECNEHIFFYSLPSDKESQVVAVILVSLVPLLVMAVFVITSFYCYRVYRQRQASSRRKKGLDFSDAHAIMIDDEGSDSSSTHANNLNHNTELLPIELDVQVGKGRFAEVYKAKLKQGSSVSEEQRFETVAVKIFQYEEYASWKNEKDIFSDADLRHENVLHFLTAEERKVQRQYWLITAYQPRGNLQEYLIHHIVSWHDLWQLGASLAQGVAHIHSDLTPCGRYKVPIAHRDIKSSNILVKSDLTCCLCDFGLALRLDNTLSVDELADSGQVGTARYMAPEVLESRINLENIECFKQADVYSMALVLWEIISRCSAIGEVKEYVPPFGNLREHPCVESMKDSVLRDRGRPEIPDSWINHTGIQIVCASIDECWDHDPEARLTAQCVSERFNDMEYLDKLSDRSDSEEKIPEEIIVVDEK